Proteins encoded together in one Vicia villosa cultivar HV-30 ecotype Madison, WI unplaced genomic scaffold, Vvil1.0 ctg.000877F_1_1, whole genome shotgun sequence window:
- the LOC131631852 gene encoding uncharacterized protein LOC131631852, which produces MEDGQLRFSRNIVIGIEGVLELSKRGFSRRHHSFGIYFSYLLALSIFLLSIHCFVCLILLFLIQMDGFVLPSFESSILKDKDIVCNLYFQGRSSLLKRLGTFKVTEVSQRDSSNNDILEEPVSITGLETFSLSYKVH; this is translated from the exons ATGGAAGATGGCCAACTTCG GTTTTCTAGAAACATCGTGATTGGTATAGAAGGTGTTCTCGAGTTATCTAAAAGAGGTTTCTCCCGCCGGCATCACTCTTTCGGTATATATTTCTCATACTTGCTTGCCCTTTCCATTTTTCTTTTATCAATTCATTGTTTCgtttgtttgattttattatttttgattcAGATGGATGGTTTTGTTTTACCATCGTTTGAGTCTAGTATTTTGAAGGATAAAGACATTGTGTg TAACTTATACTTTCAGGGAAGATCATCTTTGCTTAAAAGGTTGGGCACATTTAAGGTCACTGAAGTTAGCCAGAGAGATTCTAGTAATAATGATATTCTGGAAGAGCCTGTTAGCATCACCGGCCTTGAaacattttcactaagttataaG gTGCACTAG